A genomic stretch from Candidatus Dormiibacterota bacterium includes:
- a CDS encoding FUSC family protein: MATKQRRSFGHAAHSAFIFDTSKIELGYVARCTVGVAVPLLVALVLGYPAFGLAAAIGALSVGFASQQGVYRTRAAAMLWTAFGMAVSTAAGSLAAPHPIAMVLVAVAWGFAYGALVALGPAATVVGLNSCVALALASAYSLDGQQILVQSGLVLAGGLLQTLLLVAIWPMRRYGIERSVLRDAYAGLAVYARAMAGGTHALPDASLFQKVRAALADPQPFARRRDLVAFSVLQDEAERIRSALAALTADHYYWEQQGERAMCAAIEHVGSTCALVLEAIATALDRASEPEAQDGLWEDARHAVDTVNARPGARQAFAQAQALLGQLRAAWRSAGFPAEAPAPETPPRLRPHVDRWSDGWLAIRSNLNLRSPVGRHAVRLALALGLAMLFAQRLPAARGYWIPLTVVLILKPDFTATFERGFARIIGTLIGAIFVTALVVYAHPTADVSIELAIVFAALGYVAFSVNYALYTLTVTSFVIMLLAVLGTPEHQAVVDRVMDTFIGGALAAIAYLAFPTWESGLTRERLADLLQADRVYADVIFAGYISPAARDEQARRAAQSTAWQARVAAEASVDRMATEPARAGGIPQDVAVSVLAHSQRFALALLTLNAQTDNTATIERPALRSLARRLEEALDADIAAVRTGAPPAPTRSLRDGYRALERVARETQDPDADIILAETDLLVDSLNSLTEALQRGSQGETPSPSADRPQDATATSG; the protein is encoded by the coding sequence GTGGCAACCAAACAACGGCGGAGCTTCGGCCACGCGGCGCATAGCGCATTCATCTTCGACACCTCAAAAATCGAGCTCGGCTACGTCGCGCGCTGCACGGTCGGCGTTGCCGTTCCGTTGCTCGTCGCGCTGGTGCTCGGATATCCGGCGTTCGGTTTAGCCGCCGCGATCGGCGCCTTGAGCGTGGGATTTGCATCGCAGCAGGGCGTCTATCGTACGCGCGCTGCGGCGATGCTGTGGACTGCCTTCGGCATGGCGGTCTCGACCGCCGCCGGATCGCTCGCCGCGCCGCATCCTATCGCCATGGTCTTGGTGGCCGTTGCTTGGGGCTTCGCATATGGGGCGCTCGTCGCCCTCGGCCCGGCGGCAACGGTCGTCGGCCTCAACTCGTGCGTCGCGTTGGCGCTCGCCAGCGCGTATTCGCTCGATGGACAGCAGATTCTCGTGCAGTCCGGGCTCGTGCTCGCCGGGGGACTCTTGCAGACGCTGCTGCTCGTTGCCATCTGGCCGATGCGGCGGTACGGCATCGAACGCAGCGTACTTCGCGATGCCTATGCGGGGCTCGCCGTCTATGCGCGAGCGATGGCGGGCGGAACGCACGCATTGCCGGATGCGAGCCTCTTCCAGAAAGTGCGCGCGGCGCTCGCCGACCCTCAGCCCTTCGCCCGCCGGCGCGACCTCGTCGCCTTCTCGGTGCTCCAAGACGAAGCGGAACGCATTCGCTCCGCGCTCGCAGCGCTTACCGCGGATCACTATTATTGGGAGCAGCAAGGGGAACGCGCGATGTGCGCGGCCATCGAGCATGTCGGCTCGACGTGCGCGCTCGTGCTCGAGGCGATCGCGACCGCGCTCGATCGAGCGAGCGAACCGGAGGCGCAAGACGGTTTGTGGGAGGATGCGCGGCACGCCGTCGATACCGTCAACGCGCGGCCGGGAGCGCGCCAAGCATTCGCGCAAGCGCAAGCGCTTCTCGGGCAACTGCGCGCCGCGTGGCGAAGCGCGGGTTTTCCGGCCGAGGCTCCCGCGCCCGAAACGCCGCCGCGGCTGCGCCCACACGTCGATCGGTGGAGCGACGGATGGCTCGCGATACGATCGAATCTCAATCTGCGTTCGCCGGTGGGGCGCCACGCCGTTCGCCTCGCGCTCGCTCTGGGGCTAGCGATGCTTTTCGCGCAGCGCCTTCCGGCGGCTCGCGGATACTGGATACCGCTCACCGTCGTGCTGATCCTCAAGCCCGATTTTACCGCCACCTTCGAGCGCGGCTTCGCCAGAATCATCGGAACGTTAATCGGTGCCATATTCGTAACCGCGCTGGTCGTGTACGCGCACCCGACTGCCGACGTCTCGATCGAATTGGCGATCGTTTTCGCGGCGCTCGGATACGTTGCGTTTTCGGTCAATTACGCGCTCTACACCCTCACCGTGACGTCGTTCGTGATCATGCTGCTCGCGGTGCTCGGAACGCCCGAGCATCAAGCCGTCGTCGATCGCGTGATGGACACGTTCATCGGAGGCGCGCTTGCGGCAATCGCGTATCTGGCCTTCCCCACCTGGGAGAGCGGCCTCACGCGCGAGCGACTCGCCGATTTACTCCAGGCCGATCGCGTGTATGCGGACGTGATCTTCGCCGGCTATATTTCGCCCGCGGCGCGGGACGAGCAAGCGCGACGAGCTGCGCAAAGCACCGCCTGGCAAGCGCGCGTCGCGGCCGAGGCATCGGTAGACCGCATGGCCACCGAGCCGGCGCGCGCGGGCGGCATTCCGCAGGACGTGGCGGTGAGCGTGCTCGCGCATTCCCAGCGCTTCGCGCTGGCGTTGCTCACGCTCAACGCGCAAACCGACAACACCGCGACCATCGAGCGCCCCGCGTTACGCTCGCTCGCGCGTCGTCTAGAGGAAGCGCTCGACGCCGATATCGCAGCGGTGCGCACCGGCGCACCACCGGCGCCCACGCGCTCGCTGCGAGACGGCTATCGCGCTTTGGAACGCGTGGCCCGCGAGACGCAGGATCCGGACGCCGATATCATCTTGGCCGAAACCGATCTGTTGGTCGATAGCCTCAATTCTCTCACCGAAGCGCTGCAGCGCGGCTCGCAGGGAGAAACGCCGTCGCCTAGCGCCGATCGGCCTCAAGACGCGACAGCCACATCAGGATGA
- a CDS encoding RidA family protein — protein MSATRRHIESGSVWETRVGYSRAVRVGDFVFVSGTTGDGADAYEQTKAAIARIEVALVEAGSALDDVVRTRIFTTNIADWAPIGKAHREAFADIRPAATMVEVSRLIAPEMLVEIEVDAYLR, from the coding sequence GTGAGCGCGACGCGCCGGCACATCGAGAGCGGCAGCGTGTGGGAGACGCGCGTCGGTTACTCGCGTGCCGTGCGCGTCGGCGATTTTGTTTTCGTTTCCGGCACGACGGGAGATGGAGCGGATGCGTACGAGCAGACGAAAGCCGCGATCGCTCGCATCGAAGTCGCCTTGGTTGAAGCGGGATCCGCGCTCGACGACGTCGTGCGTACGCGCATTTTCACGACGAATATTGCCGATTGGGCGCCGATCGGCAAGGCGCACCGCGAAGCCTTCGCGGACATCCGTCCCGCCGCGACGATGGTCGAGGTGTCGCGGCTGATCGCACCGGAGATGCTGGTCGAAATCGAAGTCGACGCGTACCTGAGGTAA
- a CDS encoding NAD(P)(+) transhydrogenase (Re/Si-specific) subunit beta, with protein MNVAISLADLVAIALFILGLHYLNAPPTARLGNRLAAVGMLIAVIGVLVTTLGIGWWAIAIGVILGGTIGVLAAVKVKMTAMPQMVALYNGAGGGAAALISTVEYYVYASGSNPIDPVISVSLILSAIIGALSFAGSIIAFLKLQELMTGRPITYPGQQFVNGILALSAAAIAVWFVATAGTLPVWAYPVLLVVALALGVLFVLPIGGADMPVVISLLNSFTGVAVAITGFEINSTLLIICGALVGASGTLLTVLMGKAMNRPLTNVLFGAFGAAGGSEPAGGAGGGPQNVRSASADDVAVMLAYAQKVIFVPGYGMAVAQAQHSVKALADQLEKRGVKVAYAIHPVAGRMPGHMNVLLAEANVPYPQLLDMEDVNPEFPTTDVALVIGANDVTNPAARNVTSSPIYGMPILDVDKAANVVVLKRSMRSGFAGIENPLYEMPNTSMLFGDAKASVDALTAAVKAL; from the coding sequence ATGAACGTCGCGATTTCCCTCGCGGACTTAGTGGCGATCGCGCTCTTCATTCTCGGCTTGCATTATCTCAACGCGCCGCCGACGGCGCGCCTGGGGAACCGATTGGCAGCCGTCGGCATGTTGATCGCCGTCATCGGCGTGCTGGTAACGACGCTCGGCATCGGCTGGTGGGCCATCGCGATCGGCGTGATCCTCGGCGGGACGATCGGCGTTCTCGCCGCCGTCAAAGTAAAGATGACCGCGATGCCGCAGATGGTCGCGCTCTACAACGGTGCGGGCGGCGGCGCGGCGGCGCTCATCTCGACGGTTGAATACTACGTCTACGCCTCGGGCTCGAACCCGATCGATCCGGTGATCTCGGTTTCGCTCATCCTTTCGGCGATTATCGGCGCGCTGAGTTTTGCCGGCTCGATCATCGCGTTTCTCAAACTGCAAGAGCTGATGACCGGCCGGCCCATCACCTATCCCGGGCAGCAGTTCGTCAACGGCATCCTGGCGCTGAGCGCCGCCGCCATCGCGGTCTGGTTCGTCGCCACCGCCGGGACGCTTCCGGTGTGGGCGTATCCGGTGCTGCTCGTGGTGGCGCTCGCGTTGGGCGTGCTCTTCGTGCTGCCGATCGGCGGCGCGGATATGCCGGTGGTTATCTCGCTGCTCAATTCGTTCACCGGCGTCGCGGTCGCGATCACCGGATTCGAAATCAATTCGACGCTGCTCATCATCTGCGGCGCGCTCGTCGGGGCGAGTGGTACGCTGCTCACCGTACTGATGGGCAAGGCGATGAATCGTCCGCTCACCAACGTGCTGTTCGGCGCATTCGGTGCGGCCGGCGGCAGCGAGCCCGCGGGCGGCGCCGGCGGTGGCCCGCAGAACGTTCGTAGCGCCAGCGCCGACGATGTGGCCGTGATGCTTGCCTACGCACAGAAGGTGATCTTCGTGCCCGGTTACGGCATGGCGGTCGCGCAGGCGCAACACAGCGTCAAAGCCCTGGCGGACCAGCTTGAAAAGCGCGGCGTCAAGGTTGCCTACGCGATTCATCCGGTCGCCGGACGCATGCCCGGACACATGAACGTCCTTCTCGCCGAAGCGAACGTACCGTATCCGCAACTGCTCGATATGGAAGACGTCAATCCCGAATTCCCAACCACCGACGTCGCGCTGGTGATCGGCGCGAACGACGTTACCAATCCGGCCGCGCGCAACGTGACGAGCTCGCCGATCTACGGTATGCCGATTCTCGACGTCGATAAAGCTGCGAACGTCGTCGTACTCAAGCGGTCGATGCGTTCGGGATTCGCCGGGATTGAAAACCCGCTCTACGAGATGCCGAACACTTCGATGCTCTTCGGCGATGCTAAAGCGTCGGTCGATGCCCTGACGGCGGCCGTCAAGGCGCTGTGA
- a CDS encoding NAD(P) transhydrogenase subunit alpha produces MTDVTHLMTLLTVLVLAVFVGFEVISKVPTTLHTPLMSATNAIHGVVIVGAIVVVANLFGVQGNNPLLTTLAIIMVTLGAINVFGGFAVTERMLQMFRRKESK; encoded by the coding sequence GTGACCGACGTTACGCACCTGATGACGCTGCTCACCGTGCTGGTGTTGGCGGTGTTCGTTGGATTCGAGGTGATCTCGAAGGTGCCCACGACCCTGCATACGCCGCTGATGTCCGCAACCAATGCGATTCACGGGGTCGTGATCGTCGGCGCGATCGTCGTGGTAGCGAATCTGTTTGGCGTGCAAGGGAATAACCCGCTGCTCACCACGCTCGCGATTATCATGGTGACGCTCGGCGCGATTAACGTCTTCGGCGGCTTCGCCGTAACCGAGCGAATGTTGCAGATGTTCCGGCGGAAGGAGAGCAAATGA
- a CDS encoding Re/Si-specific NAD(P)(+) transhydrogenase subunit alpha, with amino-acid sequence MIVAVPREAASNERRVALVPETVARFVKAGNTVRIERGAGAAAAYPDELYTAAGAQMAESTAQLAGDADVVVTVGRPSEAVLAAMKPGAAVVGFFNPLGDPAYVEALAQRGLTALAMEMIPRITRAQSMDALSSQSNIAGYKAVLLAASALPKFFPMLTTAAGTIPPAKVLVLGAGVAGLQAIATARRLGAVVSGYDVRAAVREQVQSLGAHFLEFDLGADAEGSGGYAKELTPEQQERQRTWMVEQIGANDVVITTALVPGRRAPVLVSEAAIAAMKPGSVIVDLAAEAGGNSALTKADEIVISPNGVQIIGTTNLAGSMPYHASMLYSRNVFALLTPMVVDGAFVVDMNDEVVRGACIARDGKALVGGNKS; translated from the coding sequence ATGATCGTAGCCGTTCCACGTGAGGCCGCCTCCAACGAACGCCGCGTCGCGCTCGTGCCGGAGACCGTCGCCCGATTCGTCAAGGCCGGAAACACCGTGCGCATCGAACGGGGGGCCGGCGCCGCGGCCGCCTATCCGGACGAACTCTATACCGCCGCCGGGGCGCAGATGGCCGAGAGCACGGCGCAGCTTGCCGGCGACGCCGATGTAGTCGTCACCGTAGGGCGCCCGAGCGAAGCGGTGCTCGCAGCAATGAAACCCGGCGCCGCGGTCGTCGGCTTTTTTAACCCGCTCGGCGACCCCGCGTACGTTGAAGCGCTGGCCCAACGCGGGCTCACCGCCCTCGCGATGGAGATGATCCCACGCATCACGCGCGCGCAGTCGATGGATGCGCTTTCCTCGCAGAGCAACATCGCGGGATACAAAGCGGTGCTCCTTGCAGCATCCGCCTTGCCGAAGTTCTTCCCGATGCTCACGACGGCGGCCGGCACGATTCCACCCGCAAAGGTTTTGGTGCTCGGGGCGGGCGTCGCTGGATTGCAGGCGATCGCCACCGCGCGCAGGCTCGGCGCCGTCGTTAGCGGATACGACGTGCGGGCCGCCGTGCGCGAACAAGTGCAATCGCTCGGCGCGCACTTTCTCGAGTTCGATCTCGGCGCCGATGCCGAAGGCAGCGGCGGATATGCGAAGGAGCTCACGCCCGAACAGCAAGAGCGGCAACGCACCTGGATGGTCGAGCAGATCGGCGCAAACGACGTCGTTATTACGACGGCGCTGGTGCCGGGGCGCCGCGCCCCCGTTCTGGTGAGCGAAGCGGCGATCGCCGCGATGAAGCCCGGAAGCGTGATCGTCGATTTGGCGGCGGAGGCCGGCGGCAACAGCGCGCTCACCAAGGCCGACGAAATCGTGATCTCGCCAAACGGCGTGCAGATCATCGGCACCACCAACTTAGCGGGGAGCATGCCGTACCACGCAAGCATGCTCTACTCGCGCAACGTGTTTGCGCTCCTAACGCCGATGGTCGTCGACGGCGCGTTCGTCGTGGACATGAACGACGAGGTGGTGCGCGGCGCGTGCATCGCCCGCGACGGCAAAGCACTCGTAGGAGGAAACAAATCGTGA
- a CDS encoding DUF4267 domain-containing protein: MPNLALALCGLAAIGLLSIGTLALVSPQRLSRSYGIPVQDPAGLAFVRATGARDLLIGLIFGAGVYFQDALQLLILCAIGVLLSVADFTIAFFSNGRTMRSEYAAHIGGAVAFAILIALLARQLHV; encoded by the coding sequence GTGCCCAACCTCGCGCTCGCCCTCTGCGGGCTCGCCGCAATCGGCTTGCTCTCCATCGGCACGCTCGCGCTCGTCTCCCCGCAACGGCTTTCGCGCAGCTACGGCATTCCGGTGCAAGACCCGGCCGGGCTCGCATTCGTGCGCGCGACCGGCGCACGCGACCTGCTGATCGGGCTCATCTTCGGCGCCGGCGTGTACTTTCAAGACGCGCTGCAATTACTGATTCTCTGCGCGATCGGCGTGCTGCTCTCCGTCGCAGATTTCACGATCGCGTTCTTTTCGAATGGGCGCACGATGCGCAGCGAGTACGCCGCGCACATCGGCGGCGCCGTCGCCTTCGCCATCCTCATCGCCCTCCTCGCCCGCCAACTCCACGTGTAA